The Pelosinus sp. IPA-1 genome window below encodes:
- a CDS encoding YdcF family protein, translating to MIYFIKFLYSTFLFPPGIFIVGFCLFCLLLYRQKSVFTKGVVLLTFLFYLSTIPFVSDRIIGSLESTYQPPQIVSGDVIIMLGGGATLDTPNVYGLGHLSGFAANRLLTCAQLYQKLHIPIIVSGGKVLETTGSEADISKVILIGLGVPAEKIIVENKSLNTTENAKFTKELIKQYDFKQPILVTSAFHMERSVLQFNKVDIAVTPYPTDYQTNVERKFQPHQLWPSASALLDISLALKEYVGILAVKWY from the coding sequence TTGATATATTTTATTAAGTTCCTATATAGTACATTTTTGTTTCCCCCAGGGATTTTTATTGTCGGATTTTGTTTATTCTGTCTTTTATTATATCGTCAAAAATCTGTATTTACAAAAGGGGTTGTGCTACTGACATTCCTATTTTATTTAAGTACTATTCCCTTTGTAAGTGATCGGATTATCGGTTCTTTAGAAAGTACATATCAACCTCCCCAGATTGTAAGTGGAGATGTGATTATTATGCTGGGGGGCGGTGCAACTCTAGATACACCGAATGTATATGGTTTAGGTCATTTATCCGGATTTGCTGCTAACCGTCTTTTAACTTGCGCGCAGCTCTATCAAAAACTTCATATTCCCATTATTGTGTCAGGGGGAAAGGTGCTAGAGACAACGGGTAGTGAAGCCGATATTTCTAAAGTGATTTTAATCGGGCTTGGGGTGCCCGCGGAGAAAATAATTGTAGAAAATAAAAGCTTAAATACAACGGAGAATGCCAAATTTACAAAAGAATTAATAAAACAGTATGATTTTAAACAGCCTATTCTCGTGACATCGGCTTTTCATATGGAAAGGTCTGTCCTGCAGTTTAATAAAGTTGATATAGCTGTCACGCCTTATCCAACAGATTACCAGACCAATGTAGAACGGAAATTTCAGCCTCATCAATTATGGCCTTCAGCAAGTGCTCTTCTAGATATCAGTTTAGCTCTAAAAGAGTATGTAGGAATTTTAGCTGTAAAGTGGTACTGA
- a CDS encoding HD domain-containing protein has protein sequence MILIANKMISVNDLTPGLILSDAVITPNGKILLGKGSTISQRTISLLSMWDVNYVFINIEDDHDPSTQEAAQPKTPPSSFFVSPECIQFLQEYDSITTSAENSFDFVRSKNKVPVLSLKDTSFAIYSSILTTGPALMDYLLINDFQLATKISHHTVMVSYISGLIGRQLHFNEEEMKALTLAGLLHDIGRMVVSTDNLPEPQSHTINGAKLLRSVKGIPDEIILSVLQHHEYLDGTGAPMGVDGSKIHKYAKIIAIANIFHKNAYQEEYCNPFTALNVLSHEMFGKLDPSICQLFTQQVRDSLVNCNVILSDNREATIIFFPASNSNIPIVRTTDEKLIDLSTEKNITILRMCTPDYVPMI, from the coding sequence TTGATTCTTATCGCTAACAAAATGATTTCCGTAAACGATTTGACACCAGGGTTGATTCTTAGTGATGCCGTCATTACTCCTAACGGAAAAATTCTGTTGGGCAAGGGAAGCACAATAAGCCAGCGGACAATCTCATTATTAAGTATGTGGGACGTAAATTACGTCTTCATTAATATAGAAGATGATCACGATCCGTCAACACAAGAAGCAGCCCAGCCGAAAACACCGCCTTCTTCATTTTTTGTTTCTCCAGAATGTATCCAGTTTTTACAAGAATATGATTCAATTACAACGTCGGCTGAGAATTCTTTTGATTTTGTACGTAGCAAAAATAAGGTACCCGTCTTATCTCTTAAAGATACTTCTTTTGCTATTTATTCTTCAATCCTTACAACAGGACCTGCTCTTATGGATTATTTATTAATCAATGACTTTCAACTGGCTACTAAAATCTCTCACCATACCGTAATGGTATCCTACATTAGTGGCTTAATCGGCCGACAATTGCATTTTAATGAAGAAGAAATGAAAGCATTGACCTTAGCTGGATTGCTTCATGATATTGGCAGAATGGTCGTTAGTACTGATAATCTCCCCGAGCCTCAATCTCATACGATTAATGGCGCAAAGTTACTTAGAAGTGTAAAAGGTATTCCCGATGAAATTATCCTCAGCGTACTACAGCATCACGAATACCTAGATGGAACAGGAGCTCCTATGGGAGTTGACGGTTCCAAGATTCATAAATATGCTAAGATCATTGCCATCGCTAATATTTTTCATAAAAACGCTTATCAGGAAGAATATTGCAATCCATTTACTGCTCTTAACGTCTTATCTCACGAAATGTTTGGCAAGCTAGATCCTTCCATTTGTCAATTATTTACGCAGCAAGTCCGTGATTCCCTTGTTAATTGTAATGTTATCCTTAGTGATAACCGAGAAGCAACTATCATTTTCTTCCCTGCGTCTAACTCTAATATTCCAATTGTACGTACCACTGACGAAAAGCTTATTGATCTTTCCACAGAAAAGAATATTACTATCCTCCGCATGTGCACCCCAGATTATGTACCAATGATCTAA
- a CDS encoding carbon starvation protein A codes for MNGIYLVIIAALWLTLAYRIYGSFIAAKVLTLDAERATPAVRLDDGRDYVPTNKWVTFGHHFAAIAGAGPLVGPVIAAQFGYLPGTLWLLIGAVFAGAVHDMVILFASVRHNGLSVAQIAKKEVSNISGFCTSIAVLFLLIITLAGMAVVVANALYNSPWGTFTVAATIPIAIFIGIYLRWLRPGKIQEASVIGVLLVLAAVFVGPWIQHSSLAPYFTFDVRQLSIMLAFYGFFAAALPVWLLLAPRDYLSTYMKIGTIAALTIGIIVVRPEIQMPAFSQFVNGGGPVIGGPAWPFVFITIACGALSGFHSLISTGTTPKMLTNEREILPIGYGAMLVESFVALMALIAATSLNPADYFAINSTPAAFAKLGLVVDQLPHLSEMVGENITGRPGGAVSLAVGMAHIFSKIPGMESLMSFWYHFCIMFEALFILTLIDAGTRVGRYLLQEMGGVIYKPLKNTHWWPGIIFTSALICFAWGYLVLQGNISTIWPLFGVSNQLLGTLTLAIGTTMLFRMGRGRYAWITIMPMIFLATVTFTADYMNIFNTYLPAKNYLLAGVSGVMFVLVIVVLVDSIIRWVKLSRTVPPDYNNESAKTKTILS; via the coding sequence GTGAACGGTATTTATCTTGTCATTATTGCTGCACTTTGGCTAACGCTAGCTTATCGCATTTATGGTTCTTTCATTGCCGCTAAAGTGCTTACTCTAGACGCAGAGCGGGCTACACCGGCAGTACGTCTAGACGATGGTCGGGATTATGTTCCGACAAACAAGTGGGTTACCTTTGGTCATCATTTTGCGGCCATAGCCGGTGCTGGACCTTTGGTCGGTCCGGTAATCGCAGCACAGTTTGGGTATCTTCCAGGAACTTTATGGTTATTAATTGGGGCAGTTTTTGCTGGTGCTGTCCATGATATGGTGATTTTGTTTGCCTCAGTCCGCCATAATGGCCTATCAGTGGCGCAAATCGCAAAAAAAGAAGTCAGTAATATATCTGGTTTTTGTACTTCGATTGCGGTCTTATTTCTGCTAATTATTACTCTTGCTGGTATGGCTGTAGTTGTAGCGAATGCCTTGTACAACAGTCCTTGGGGTACATTTACTGTTGCTGCGACGATTCCTATTGCAATCTTTATTGGTATTTATTTACGTTGGCTGCGACCTGGTAAAATTCAAGAAGCTTCCGTTATTGGTGTTTTGTTGGTTTTGGCAGCTGTTTTTGTTGGTCCTTGGATACAACATTCTTCCTTGGCACCATATTTTACATTTGATGTAAGGCAATTATCTATTATGCTAGCCTTTTATGGCTTTTTTGCAGCTGCATTGCCAGTATGGTTGTTGTTAGCGCCTCGAGACTATCTGAGTACCTACATGAAAATTGGTACAATCGCAGCTTTGACAATTGGTATTATTGTAGTTAGACCTGAAATTCAAATGCCTGCATTTAGTCAATTCGTCAATGGGGGCGGACCCGTTATTGGCGGTCCAGCCTGGCCGTTTGTTTTTATTACAATTGCCTGTGGTGCGTTATCTGGGTTTCACTCTTTAATCAGTACTGGTACAACACCGAAAATGTTGACAAATGAACGAGAAATTCTTCCTATCGGTTATGGTGCTATGTTAGTAGAAAGCTTTGTTGCCTTAATGGCATTGATTGCTGCTACAAGCTTAAATCCTGCTGACTATTTTGCAATCAACTCAACTCCTGCGGCTTTTGCCAAATTGGGATTAGTAGTTGATCAATTACCTCACTTGTCCGAAATGGTTGGTGAAAATATAACAGGCCGTCCGGGTGGTGCCGTTTCTTTGGCGGTTGGCATGGCTCATATTTTCTCGAAAATACCTGGTATGGAATCGTTAATGTCCTTCTGGTATCACTTTTGTATTATGTTTGAGGCATTGTTTATTCTAACACTGATTGATGCCGGTACTCGCGTTGGTCGTTATTTATTACAAGAAATGGGCGGCGTAATCTATAAACCACTCAAAAATACTCACTGGTGGCCTGGAATTATCTTTACAAGCGCCTTGATTTGTTTTGCTTGGGGCTATCTAGTACTACAAGGTAATATTTCCACGATTTGGCCTTTATTTGGTGTTTCAAATCAATTATTAGGTACTTTGACTCTTGCAATTGGTACGACAATGCTCTTTCGTATGGGCCGGGGGCGATATGCCTGGATCACAATCATGCCAATGATTTTCTTGGCAACTGTCACATTTACTGCAGATTATATGAACATTTTTAATACATATTTGCCAGCAAAAAATTATCTTCTAGCTGGCGTAAGTGGTGTAATGTTTGTTTTAGTAATCGTTGTTCTTGTTGACTCAATTATTCGCTGGGTAAAGTTATCGCGAACGGTTCCACCTGATTATAACAACGAATCAGCAAAAACAAAGACAATTCTTAGTTAG
- a CDS encoding NAD(P)/FAD-dependent oxidoreductase, with product MQNETVAKKPHVVIVGAGFGGIRTARALAKNDVKITLIDKYNYHLFQPLLYQVATAGLSVDDIAYPVRAIFRDQKNVDFRLAEVSNVDFETKVVTMNTGQISYDYLVVAAGGMTNYFGMASMEKNGFGMKTLDESVEIRNHVLRMFELAAHERDADKRRALLTFVIVGGGPTGVESAGALSELIYHVMVKEYHNMNFKEVRIMLVEASDKLLATMPEELRDITVETLIRKHVEVRMCVQVTEYDGQRMSLKGGEVIPTYTVIWAAGVKANNLIDTLDVEQASMRRAVVNEYLQLPTRPEVFIIGDAAHCMQGERPLPMVAPVAMQQADATAKNIRNIIRGKELKKFVYKEMGNMATIGRNAAVVHMGKFKTHGFFAWAIWSFVHILRLIDFRNRAVVFVKWMWDYLVYERVVRIITRQ from the coding sequence ATGCAAAATGAAACCGTGGCCAAAAAGCCTCATGTTGTTATTGTTGGTGCTGGTTTTGGGGGAATCCGCACAGCAAGGGCTTTAGCAAAAAATGATGTAAAAATTACTCTTATTGATAAGTATAATTATCATTTATTTCAACCCCTGTTGTATCAAGTCGCTACTGCTGGATTATCTGTGGATGATATTGCTTATCCCGTTCGTGCTATTTTTAGGGACCAAAAGAATGTAGATTTTCGTTTAGCGGAAGTATCAAATGTAGATTTTGAAACTAAAGTTGTTACGATGAACACAGGTCAAATTAGCTATGATTATCTAGTGGTAGCAGCGGGTGGTATGACAAACTATTTTGGCATGGCTTCCATGGAGAAAAATGGCTTTGGTATGAAAACTCTTGATGAGTCCGTTGAGATTCGTAATCACGTGTTACGTATGTTTGAATTAGCCGCTCATGAGAGAGACGCAGATAAACGTCGTGCTTTACTAACTTTTGTTATTGTTGGTGGCGGTCCTACTGGTGTAGAGTCAGCGGGTGCCCTTTCCGAGTTGATTTATCATGTAATGGTTAAGGAATACCATAATATGAATTTCAAAGAAGTACGTATTATGCTAGTCGAGGCTTCCGATAAGCTATTAGCAACTATGCCAGAAGAATTACGAGATATTACAGTAGAAACCTTAATCCGTAAACATGTAGAAGTACGGATGTGTGTGCAAGTGACAGAGTATGATGGTCAACGTATGAGCCTTAAAGGCGGCGAAGTCATTCCGACTTACACCGTGATTTGGGCTGCTGGGGTAAAAGCTAACAATTTAATAGACACTCTAGACGTGGAGCAAGCTAGTATGCGTAGAGCGGTTGTAAATGAATACTTGCAGCTACCTACTCGTCCAGAAGTCTTTATTATCGGTGATGCAGCACATTGTATGCAAGGTGAACGGCCATTGCCGATGGTTGCTCCTGTTGCTATGCAGCAAGCAGATGCTACCGCTAAAAATATAAGAAACATAATTAGGGGCAAAGAACTTAAGAAATTTGTCTATAAAGAGATGGGGAATATGGCTACGATTGGTCGTAATGCTGCTGTCGTTCATATGGGGAAATTTAAGACTCATGGTTTTTTTGCTTGGGCAATTTGGTCTTTTGTTCATATCTTACGCCTAATCGATTTCCGGAATCGGGCAGTTGTCTTTGTAAAATGGATGTGGGACTATCTTGTTTACGAACGAGTAGTGCGCATTATTACCCGGCAATAA